The Sorangiineae bacterium MSr11367 genome window below encodes:
- a CDS encoding alpha/beta fold hydrolase encodes MSLSGHYWTIAPFVSHVARRTPAPAGAAAVEPWSAVVAKDAFGDIRLLGELRRASHRSPRPRALLVVIHGLGGSSASHYMRPATRAAHDVDIASLCLNLRGVGGGAAEDFYHAGLWQDVDAALASASLAEYTDIYIFGYSMGGHVALRYATEQLDPRVRAVAAVCSPLDLDRSAATIDRPARWIYRHHVLRGLKRMVAPVVRRKKIPISITEMLSISTLRTWDRRIVAPHHGFDSAEDYYAKASVAPRLARLERPALLVASPADPMVESTTVRPALEHAPARLDVRWASRGGHVGFPRSLDLGERGPLGLEHQVLAWLLRQGP; translated from the coding sequence ATGTCTCTCTCCGGCCACTACTGGACCATCGCCCCGTTCGTGTCGCACGTTGCCCGTCGCACACCCGCGCCCGCAGGGGCCGCCGCCGTCGAACCGTGGAGCGCGGTCGTCGCTAAAGACGCGTTCGGCGACATCCGTCTCCTCGGCGAACTTCGCCGCGCCTCGCACCGTTCGCCACGCCCGCGCGCACTCTTGGTGGTGATCCACGGTTTGGGCGGCAGCAGCGCGAGCCATTACATGCGCCCTGCCACGCGGGCCGCGCACGACGTGGACATCGCGAGCCTGTGCTTGAACCTTCGCGGTGTCGGCGGTGGCGCCGCCGAAGACTTCTACCACGCGGGTCTCTGGCAGGACGTGGATGCCGCCCTGGCCAGCGCCTCGCTTGCAGAATACACGGATATCTACATCTTCGGCTATTCCATGGGCGGCCACGTCGCGCTTCGCTACGCCACCGAGCAGCTCGATCCTCGCGTGCGTGCCGTCGCCGCCGTTTGCTCGCCGCTCGATCTGGATCGTTCGGCCGCGACCATCGATCGGCCGGCACGCTGGATCTACCGCCACCACGTGCTGCGCGGACTCAAGCGCATGGTGGCCCCGGTGGTGCGCCGGAAGAAGATCCCCATCTCGATCACGGAGATGCTGAGCATCTCGACCTTGCGCACGTGGGACCGTCGCATCGTGGCACCGCACCACGGATTCGACAGCGCGGAGGACTACTACGCCAAGGCGAGCGTGGCACCGCGCTTGGCCCGCCTGGAGCGGCCCGCGCTGCTGGTGGCCTCTCCCGCGGATCCCATGGTGGAGTCCACCACCGTGCGGCCAGCGCTCGAACATGCGCCGGCACGGCTCGATGTCCGGTGGGCCAGCCGCGGAGGCCATGTTGGCTTTCCGCGTTCACTGGACCTCGGGGAACGCGGGCCGTTGGGGCTCGAGCACCAAGTACTGGCGTGGCTCTTACGCCAAGGCCCGTGA
- a CDS encoding phosphate/phosphite/phosphonate ABC transporter substrate-binding protein — protein sequence MKRLVFALAWQGSAEPVGERFGELTTWLSAQTGFAITPRMSLSYVELERMVRTGQAHVAWLPPLVYLRLEREKQVAHLLKSERAGRASFHAAMIVRADSPIRSLEMLRGSRAAWVDRWSASGYVIPRATLAAKGFTPRDLFREERFYGSHEAVVGAVLSGRANIGGTYAQLTEQGRLLRGAWTPVRGGEAGIRVLMTVGAIPGDVVAAHASLEDTERATLTQALLAMPKDAHMGKIMRRIFGAEGFQDGPLTGYEVLRGAIEDDSP from the coding sequence ATGAAGCGATTGGTGTTTGCCCTTGCGTGGCAGGGTAGCGCGGAACCCGTAGGCGAACGATTCGGCGAGCTCACCACGTGGCTGAGCGCGCAAACGGGCTTTGCCATCACGCCGCGCATGTCGCTCTCGTACGTCGAGTTGGAACGAATGGTTCGCACCGGTCAGGCCCACGTCGCGTGGCTGCCACCGCTCGTGTACCTGCGCCTCGAACGGGAAAAGCAAGTCGCCCATCTGCTCAAAAGCGAACGCGCCGGCCGGGCCAGCTTTCATGCCGCCATGATCGTGCGCGCCGACTCGCCGATTCGCTCGCTGGAAATGCTGCGCGGTTCGCGTGCAGCCTGGGTCGACCGATGGAGTGCCTCCGGCTATGTCATCCCGCGCGCGACCTTGGCCGCCAAGGGCTTCACCCCGCGCGACCTCTTCCGCGAGGAACGCTTCTACGGTTCGCACGAAGCCGTGGTCGGTGCCGTGCTTTCCGGGCGCGCCAACATCGGCGGCACGTATGCGCAGCTCACCGAGCAAGGACGCTTGCTGCGCGGCGCCTGGACACCGGTGCGCGGTGGTGAAGCCGGCATTCGCGTGCTCATGACCGTCGGGGCGATCCCCGGCGACGTCGTCGCGGCCCACGCGTCCTTGGAGGACACGGAGCGCGCGACGCTCACGCAGGCGCTTCTTGCCATGCCCAAGGACGCGCACATGGGTAAGATCATGCGCCGCATCTTCGGTGCCGAAGGGTTCCAGGACGGTCCACTCACGGGTTACGAAGTGTTACGGGGGGCTATCGAGGACGATTCCCCATGA
- a CDS encoding AgmX/PglI C-terminal domain-containing protein, which produces MKTIARASLALALVGVGACGGAASSSPASSSPSQTSAASAPTAPAKSEPAPAPAPAASAPAAPPDPHVPLVDAIRKDAIACYAAGKKSNPTMTEGHVVLNVAARDGRASCVIPSEGAGLSSEVEACLATRLAREPIPAGETRLSIPLELDDGAVELSKEQPRSGAAGIESLETHGVDRAGIVVMKLMEQINECVLDGMAKKPGLVGFFYVHAKIDPRGNVACAVANRGNDIPEDVLTCATDKISKWHFPKPKHGSGSVTIPIKVGKKP; this is translated from the coding sequence ATGAAAACAATTGCACGCGCGTCGCTGGCACTGGCTCTCGTCGGCGTCGGCGCCTGCGGGGGCGCGGCTTCTTCTTCGCCGGCTTCCTCGTCACCGTCGCAAACCTCCGCCGCCTCCGCGCCGACCGCACCGGCGAAGTCCGAGCCGGCACCCGCGCCCGCACCGGCCGCCTCCGCGCCGGCCGCACCTCCGGATCCGCACGTGCCGCTGGTCGACGCGATCCGCAAAGATGCCATCGCGTGTTACGCGGCCGGCAAGAAGTCGAACCCCACGATGACCGAGGGCCACGTTGTGCTCAACGTCGCCGCGCGCGACGGGCGTGCATCGTGCGTGATCCCGAGTGAGGGCGCAGGCCTCTCGAGCGAGGTCGAAGCCTGCCTCGCGACGCGCCTCGCCCGCGAGCCGATCCCCGCAGGAGAAACGCGCCTGTCCATTCCCCTCGAACTCGATGACGGCGCCGTCGAGCTATCCAAAGAGCAACCGCGCTCCGGTGCCGCGGGCATCGAGAGCCTCGAGACCCACGGCGTGGACCGCGCAGGCATCGTCGTGATGAAGCTCATGGAGCAGATCAACGAGTGCGTCCTCGACGGCATGGCCAAGAAGCCGGGCCTCGTGGGCTTCTTCTACGTCCACGCGAAGATCGATCCGCGCGGCAACGTGGCCTGCGCCGTGGCCAATCGCGGAAATGACATTCCCGAGGACGTACTGACCTGCGCCACCGACAAGATCTCCAAATGGCATTTCCCCAAACCGAAACACGGTTCGGGGAGTGTGACCATTCCCATCAAAGTCGGCAAAAAGCCCTAG
- a CDS encoding antibiotic biosynthesis monooxygenase encodes MSSTLTVVAYLHAKPGQEKKLLDELVAMREPSLAEPGCISYQAYVEGRDPHRIAMIEEWKDRAALNAHFESPHFQRFAPKLEGLLAEPLVIKHFTAVDG; translated from the coding sequence ATGTCCAGTACGCTGACGGTCGTTGCTTATTTGCATGCCAAGCCGGGGCAGGAGAAGAAGCTGCTCGACGAGCTCGTTGCTATGCGGGAACCTTCGCTCGCCGAGCCGGGCTGCATTTCGTATCAGGCCTACGTGGAGGGAAGAGACCCGCACCGCATCGCGATGATCGAAGAATGGAAGGACCGCGCTGCATTGAATGCGCACTTCGAGTCGCCGCATTTCCAGCGGTTCGCGCCGAAGCTCGAAGGCCTGCTCGCCGAACCCCTCGTCATCAAGCATTTCACGGCCGTCGACGGCTGA
- a CDS encoding STAS domain-containing protein, with the protein MNDKANPAISVGGLRFEWDLDGGRVLASGNPVMSLWTETTMARFMSAIHRMVGTERLNLALYGSGEATAEAEWMQFVQPAASFEDGLRRIGGVAPLLGLGHWELVSLDRAKKELRFRTRNSWESVYQRALGVSWGSSSLAGRFAAYAKRLFGENCWADQTAFLTQGDPWDEFVARPSDRTVEGQLEALISADKATRADLDAALDRLKQEIHERKQAEERLKQEIHDRKQAEQTLLDKLEIIRRQEDSIRAMSTPILQLWEGVLALPVIGLVDNARANQMMESLLDAIVKTQARFTILDLTGVDGIDTSAADHLLKVVRAARLLGTRCVISGISPDMAQTIVGLELDLAELSSFSTLESALRYTLR; encoded by the coding sequence ATGAACGACAAGGCCAATCCCGCGATCTCCGTCGGCGGTCTGCGCTTCGAGTGGGACCTGGACGGGGGGCGCGTGCTCGCATCGGGCAATCCCGTCATGAGCCTTTGGACCGAGACGACGATGGCTCGGTTCATGTCCGCCATCCACAGGATGGTCGGCACGGAGCGATTGAACCTCGCGCTGTACGGATCGGGAGAGGCCACGGCGGAGGCCGAGTGGATGCAGTTCGTGCAGCCCGCGGCGAGCTTCGAGGATGGATTGCGCCGCATCGGTGGGGTGGCCCCTCTTTTGGGGCTCGGTCATTGGGAGCTCGTATCGCTCGATCGCGCGAAGAAGGAGCTCCGCTTCCGCACGCGGAACAGTTGGGAGAGCGTTTACCAGCGCGCGCTCGGCGTCTCGTGGGGATCGAGCTCGCTGGCCGGCCGGTTCGCGGCCTACGCGAAGCGTCTCTTCGGTGAGAATTGTTGGGCCGATCAGACGGCGTTCCTCACGCAGGGCGATCCCTGGGACGAGTTCGTGGCCCGCCCCTCGGATCGCACGGTGGAGGGGCAGCTCGAAGCGCTGATCTCCGCCGACAAGGCGACGCGTGCCGATCTGGACGCGGCGCTCGATCGACTGAAGCAGGAGATCCACGAGCGCAAACAGGCCGAGGAGCGCCTCAAGCAAGAGATCCACGATCGGAAGCAAGCCGAGCAAACCTTGTTGGACAAACTCGAGATCATCCGCCGCCAGGAGGACTCGATTCGGGCCATGTCCACGCCGATTTTGCAGCTCTGGGAGGGGGTGTTGGCCCTTCCGGTCATTGGATTGGTCGACAATGCCCGCGCCAATCAAATGATGGAGAGCTTGCTAGATGCCATCGTGAAGACGCAGGCGCGCTTTACGATTTTGGATCTCACCGGTGTCGACGGCATCGATACGAGCGCGGCCGATCACTTGCTCAAGGTCGTGCGGGCGGCGCGTCTTTTGGGCACCCGCTGCGTGATTTCGGGCATTTCTCCGGACATGGCCCAGACCATCGTCGGCCTCGAGCTCGACCTGGCCGAGCTCTCCTCGTTTAGTACCTTGGAGTCCGCGCTTCGGTATACCCTGCGCTGA
- a CDS encoding STAS domain-containing protein has product MPATPSGIPILKVWNRLLVTLQGDIGDETAERATAEILDIIHRQRSEGLVLDITGVFTLDSHLCFVLSKLASAAKLMGTPTVISGMSAQTAQTLETMGVRLRTMRTAPSAEVALEMLGVKVTLHRPDDDLDVRALARRREVEEPVSLADLAAGGRGPGRPSRP; this is encoded by the coding sequence ATGCCTGCCACGCCGAGCGGAATTCCGATTTTGAAAGTGTGGAATCGACTCCTCGTCACCCTGCAAGGGGATATCGGAGACGAGACCGCCGAGCGGGCCACCGCGGAGATTCTCGACATCATCCATCGCCAGCGCTCCGAAGGCCTCGTCTTGGACATCACCGGTGTCTTCACGTTGGATAGCCACCTTTGCTTCGTGCTCTCGAAGCTGGCGTCGGCCGCCAAGTTGATGGGGACGCCCACGGTCATCTCGGGCATGAGCGCGCAGACGGCGCAGACGCTGGAAACCATGGGCGTGCGATTGCGCACCATGCGCACGGCGCCCAGCGCGGAGGTCGCGCTGGAGATGCTCGGTGTGAAGGTCACGCTGCATCGTCCCGACGACGACTTGGACGTGCGCGCCCTCGCCCGACGCCGCGAGGTCGAAGAGCCGGTCTCGCTGGCCGATCTAGCGGCCGGCGGGCGCGGACCAGGAAGGCCATCGCGTCCATGA
- a CDS encoding serine/threonine-protein phosphatase: MKWSIGTLTRPRIGETENGDCPVVRHADRVTLVGIVDALGHGSAAARVADIATRHLEQVPLDGGIESVMLDLHQGLAGTRGAAAILCLLNEDDDLEGCGVGHVFFRCGPTRVPAVLGEGVLGARLRRVRSFTSKLQRADRIVLTSDGVAPYFGLADFEGLSPERTCSEIMMRHGLGHDDATVVVVDAEPKSA; this comes from the coding sequence GTGAAGTGGAGCATCGGGACGCTCACCCGCCCTCGCATCGGGGAAACGGAAAATGGTGACTGCCCCGTCGTCCGCCACGCGGATCGGGTCACCTTGGTGGGCATCGTCGATGCGCTTGGACACGGCAGCGCTGCGGCACGGGTGGCGGACATCGCCACGCGCCACCTCGAGCAGGTGCCGCTCGACGGCGGTATCGAGTCCGTGATGCTCGATCTGCATCAAGGCCTCGCGGGGACCCGGGGGGCGGCGGCGATTCTCTGCCTGCTCAACGAGGACGACGACCTCGAAGGCTGCGGTGTGGGCCACGTCTTCTTCCGCTGCGGGCCCACGCGCGTGCCCGCGGTGCTGGGGGAGGGCGTGCTCGGTGCCCGGTTGCGGCGGGTGCGCTCGTTCACCTCGAAGCTCCAGCGTGCGGATCGCATCGTCCTGACGTCGGACGGCGTGGCTCCGTACTTCGGCCTGGCGGACTTCGAAGGCCTATCGCCGGAGCGAACTTGCAGTGAGATCATGATGCGTCACGGTCTCGGGCACGACGATGCCACCGTGGTCGTGGTCGACGCGGAGCCAAAATCGGCCTAA
- a CDS encoding ATP-binding protein, protein MAQGVLSRALRECKLTPETLNGSSLMGLYPKLEVGIKLFVEPSLQEKVWAELDALAAEHHPNTPTLVTITQERDIAEARGHARLLCERMRARPVATERVVTIVSELARNIVNYTPGGQIEMVSERVPRAKIKILATDRGTGIPHLEEILSGRYRSRTGLGKGITGVKRLSDGFDIQTSTAGTKISVEVTL, encoded by the coding sequence ATGGCGCAAGGCGTTTTGTCGCGCGCGTTGCGGGAGTGCAAACTCACGCCCGAAACGCTCAACGGCTCGAGCCTCATGGGCCTGTACCCGAAGCTCGAGGTGGGCATCAAGCTGTTCGTCGAGCCATCGCTTCAGGAGAAGGTGTGGGCGGAGCTCGATGCGCTGGCTGCCGAGCACCATCCCAACACGCCAACCCTGGTGACCATCACGCAGGAGCGTGACATCGCCGAGGCGCGTGGCCATGCGCGCTTGCTCTGTGAGCGGATGCGTGCCCGGCCGGTTGCGACGGAACGCGTTGTCACGATCGTGAGCGAACTGGCGCGCAACATCGTCAATTACACGCCAGGCGGCCAAATCGAGATGGTGAGTGAACGGGTGCCCCGCGCCAAGATTAAGATTTTGGCAACGGACCGTGGCACGGGAATCCCCCATCTGGAGGAAATCCTCTCGGGCCGGTATCGAAGCCGGACGGGCCTGGGCAAGGGCATCACCGGGGTGAAGCGGCTGTCGGACGGCTTCGACATTCAGACGTCCACCGCGGGCACCAAGATCTCGGTGGAGGTGACCTTGTGA
- a CDS encoding thrombospondin type 3 repeat-containing protein, with translation MLEPRLPHILVWVSLIVCTLACSKGEESPDQDDPGTSEDLDGDGVVNARDNCPAVRNADQTDRDLDRIGDACDCDPGDAKLASYRVAAGPENFSPPEGFAREHWALSGGALLQSRLEAGASDVAFLSGGTMGDVWASVSSASTGIANFGGKNLRQIFLVFGASVDASHAFEAEGCGIEVDSAQAPEEAQLSVLRFGGSADAITITPLARVPRNPVDVNEVFRLEMNVRAGAIACSLTFGNGKTVNVSATGLSSVQGSVGLLTRETKARFTELRVCRYEAL, from the coding sequence ATGCTCGAACCTCGGTTGCCGCACATCCTCGTTTGGGTCTCTCTGATCGTCTGCACCTTGGCGTGCTCGAAGGGTGAGGAGAGTCCCGACCAAGACGACCCCGGAACATCGGAGGACCTCGACGGGGACGGCGTCGTCAACGCGCGCGACAACTGTCCGGCCGTACGCAACGCCGACCAGACGGATCGCGATCTCGATCGGATTGGCGACGCCTGCGACTGCGACCCGGGCGATGCGAAGCTGGCCAGCTACCGCGTGGCGGCAGGGCCCGAGAATTTTTCGCCCCCCGAGGGATTTGCGCGCGAGCATTGGGCGCTATCCGGTGGCGCACTTCTGCAATCCCGACTCGAGGCCGGCGCGAGCGACGTGGCGTTCTTGAGCGGAGGAACGATGGGCGACGTTTGGGCGAGCGTGAGCTCCGCCTCGACGGGCATCGCCAATTTCGGCGGGAAGAATTTGCGCCAAATCTTTCTCGTCTTCGGCGCCTCGGTGGATGCCTCGCACGCGTTCGAGGCCGAGGGATGCGGAATCGAAGTGGACAGCGCCCAAGCGCCGGAGGAGGCCCAACTTTCCGTCCTTCGATTCGGAGGGTCGGCAGACGCCATCACCATCACGCCCCTGGCCCGCGTGCCGCGCAACCCGGTCGACGTCAACGAAGTATTTCGATTGGAAATGAACGTGCGCGCCGGCGCAATCGCATGCAGCCTGACGTTCGGCAACGGCAAAACGGTCAACGTATCGGCGACAGGTCTGAGCAGTGTGCAGGGCTCGGTCGGCCTTCTCACCCGCGAGACGAAGGCCCGGTTCACCGAGCTGCGCGTCTGTCGCTACGAAGCGTTGTAG
- a CDS encoding MarR family transcriptional regulator, with product MLQPFGIKATQLAILVALKNLGPASMSALADTLVLDASSLSRNVAWLTKEGFVRQSRGKDGRVRPVVLTPKGERIISRAYPAWSSAQKLIEGSFSDREFNAALTFLRRATDAALRVEDLD from the coding sequence ATGCTTCAACCCTTTGGGATCAAGGCCACGCAATTGGCGATCTTGGTCGCGCTGAAGAACTTGGGCCCCGCGTCCATGAGCGCACTTGCAGATACATTGGTTCTCGATGCGTCCTCGTTGTCCCGCAACGTCGCGTGGCTCACCAAGGAGGGCTTCGTGCGACAAAGCCGCGGGAAAGACGGGCGCGTGCGTCCGGTGGTGCTCACGCCCAAAGGAGAGCGTATTATCTCCCGGGCATACCCGGCATGGTCCAGCGCACAAAAGCTCATCGAAGGGTCGTTCAGCGATCGCGAATTCAACGCGGCGCTGACATTTCTGAGGCGCGCGACGGATGCCGCGCTACGGGTGGAGGATCTCGACTGA
- a CDS encoding chlorite dismutase family protein produces the protein MSTTTQRPEGGTSESTEAKQPGLPKIDVNEYGGKKEGVRQSMNRRLFMQLLAFDVPVDVNANDVASELGKLLRSRNIPGVIYADTMSPRGLGLLSWGEDPSHFVRAVRPLFTEPFLRSVTLRQDMAMLGRSYSTGHEPDLEFVLLKRPIQNVLNESYPWHVWYPLRRTGEFARLEPIDQSHILREHASIGMAYGAQELAHDIRLACHGLDAQDNEFVIGLVGGELHPLSHLVQSMRKTRQTSEFIAKMGPFFVGYVLERSSG, from the coding sequence ATGAGCACCACCACCCAAAGGCCCGAAGGCGGCACCAGCGAGAGCACCGAAGCGAAACAACCGGGGCTCCCCAAAATCGACGTGAACGAGTACGGCGGCAAGAAAGAAGGCGTGCGACAGAGCATGAACCGCCGCCTTTTCATGCAGCTGCTCGCGTTCGACGTGCCGGTCGACGTCAACGCGAACGACGTGGCGTCGGAGCTGGGGAAGCTCCTTCGCAGCCGCAACATTCCCGGCGTGATCTACGCCGACACCATGAGCCCGCGCGGCCTCGGCCTTCTGTCGTGGGGCGAGGATCCAAGCCATTTCGTGCGCGCCGTGCGGCCGCTGTTCACCGAGCCATTCCTGCGCTCGGTCACCTTGCGCCAGGACATGGCCATGCTCGGCCGCAGCTACAGCACGGGGCACGAGCCGGATCTCGAGTTCGTCCTTTTGAAGCGACCCATCCAGAACGTGCTCAACGAAAGCTACCCGTGGCACGTCTGGTACCCTCTCCGGCGGACAGGGGAGTTCGCGCGGCTAGAGCCCATCGACCAAAGCCACATTTTGCGTGAGCATGCATCGATCGGCATGGCCTACGGGGCGCAGGAGCTCGCTCACGACATCCGCCTTGCGTGTCACGGGCTCGACGCGCAAGACAACGAATTCGTCATCGGGCTCGTCGGAGGCGAGCTTCACCCGCTTTCGCACCTCGTTCAGTCGATGCGAAAAACCCGTCAAACGTCGGAGTTCATCGCCAAGATGGGGCCGTTTTTCGTCGGCTACGTGCTCGAGCGAAGCAGCGGCTGA
- a CDS encoding DUF962 domain-containing protein: protein MQLNREWSRLLESYKDDHQNPKNQAFHSIGIPMIAASLPIGATIIGLPLAAGLFTVGWGFQFAGHAFEGKKPSFVEDKRSLVVGLLWWGEKIGLMKLQTTPENGSAS from the coding sequence ATGCAGCTCAATCGCGAATGGTCCCGTCTCTTGGAAAGCTACAAAGACGATCACCAGAACCCGAAGAACCAGGCGTTCCATTCCATCGGCATCCCCATGATCGCCGCCTCGCTCCCCATCGGCGCCACGATCATCGGCCTGCCGCTGGCCGCGGGCCTCTTCACCGTGGGTTGGGGCTTCCAGTTCGCAGGGCACGCGTTCGAGGGCAAGAAGCCGTCGTTCGTCGAGGACAAACGCAGCCTGGTCGTGGGTCTCCTCTGGTGGGGTGAGAAGATCGGGCTGATGAAGCTGCAAACGACGCCAGAAAACGGCTCGGCCAGCTAG
- a CDS encoding SPFH domain-containing protein: MELVALLMLLPLVALYLLSGLRQISQWEAPLKFTVGRYTGRLTPGLTWIIPGLQRIVRVDTRIRNRDLFQQQVITADNVTASIDAVIYYKVIDPEKAVLNVENYDHAVRDRAKVVLRDIVGETRLDELLSRREEIALKIRKAVEQFVSQWGLHVEAIAMQDIQLPQQMQEVIARVAIAERDRQYVVIKSRADVESAKNFAQAAEILASSPGAMELRRLEALQNMSGRTSRVIFDLAKPYGDMRTRVAATAMALAQSDGETREERQEEEEPAVEEPAVVQQPARRAMR; the protein is encoded by the coding sequence ATGGAGCTCGTCGCCCTGCTTATGCTTCTGCCGCTCGTCGCCCTCTATCTTTTGTCCGGCCTACGCCAGATTTCCCAATGGGAGGCCCCACTGAAGTTCACGGTGGGGCGCTACACCGGGCGGCTGACGCCGGGGCTCACCTGGATCATTCCAGGGTTGCAGCGCATCGTGCGTGTCGACACGCGCATTCGCAACCGTGACTTGTTTCAGCAACAGGTGATCACGGCGGACAACGTCACCGCGTCCATCGACGCCGTCATTTACTACAAGGTGATCGATCCGGAAAAAGCGGTGCTCAACGTGGAGAACTACGACCACGCCGTGCGGGACCGCGCCAAAGTGGTGCTGCGCGACATCGTCGGCGAAACTCGGCTCGACGAGCTGCTGTCCCGCCGCGAGGAGATTGCGCTCAAGATCCGCAAGGCGGTGGAGCAGTTCGTGTCGCAGTGGGGGCTTCACGTCGAGGCGATTGCGATGCAAGACATTCAACTTCCGCAGCAGATGCAGGAGGTGATCGCACGTGTGGCGATCGCCGAGCGCGATCGGCAGTACGTGGTGATCAAGAGCCGCGCGGACGTCGAGAGTGCAAAAAACTTCGCTCAAGCGGCGGAGATCCTGGCCTCGTCGCCGGGCGCGATGGAGCTGCGGCGATTGGAAGCGCTGCAGAACATGTCGGGACGGACGAGCCGCGTGATCTTCGACCTCGCGAAGCCCTACGGCGACATGCGCACGCGCGTCGCTGCCACCGCGATGGCCCTCGCGCAGAGCGACGGCGAGACGCGCGAGGAGCGACAAGAAGAAGAGGAACCCGCGGTGGAGGAGCCGGCGGTGGTTCAGCAGCCTGCACGCCGCGCGATGAGATGA